A section of the Paenibacillus odorifer genome encodes:
- a CDS encoding carbohydrate ABC transporter permease: MRQRSFLHGKLKPIQKILLYLILYGGVILFAFPLFWMLVTSLKTMGDIHKVPMIWLPSSIQWSNYKQIFIDAPMGRYLLNSVGYTCISVFGTVLASSMAAFAFARLRARGNMLLFVLVLSTMMIPSQVTLIPQYLLFNQIHWTNSYLPLIVPAFTGSAFVIFLLRQFYLGISREMDEAVKIDGGGHLVMYWRILLPLSAPALATSAVLEIMSRWNDLFGPLIYLSESSQYPLSLGLANFTAAYGQTPWNLLMAASVVTVFPLLLLFFFAQKVFIQGIVISGSKG; the protein is encoded by the coding sequence ATGAGACAGCGAAGTTTTTTACACGGCAAGCTGAAGCCCATTCAGAAGATACTGTTATATCTAATCCTTTATGGCGGCGTTATTCTGTTCGCATTCCCGTTATTCTGGATGTTGGTCACCTCGCTAAAAACCATGGGCGACATTCATAAAGTCCCGATGATATGGCTGCCATCCTCTATTCAATGGAGTAATTATAAGCAAATTTTCATAGATGCTCCAATGGGGCGATATTTATTGAATTCGGTAGGCTACACATGTATCTCAGTATTTGGGACTGTGCTTGCCTCCTCTATGGCTGCGTTTGCGTTCGCTCGTCTTCGTGCCCGTGGAAATATGCTTCTGTTTGTGCTTGTACTCAGCACAATGATGATCCCGTCACAAGTGACTTTGATTCCTCAATATTTGTTATTTAATCAAATTCATTGGACAAATTCTTATTTGCCGCTTATCGTTCCGGCATTTACAGGCAGTGCATTTGTTATCTTTTTGCTACGCCAATTCTATCTTGGGATCTCTAGGGAAATGGATGAGGCAGTTAAGATAGATGGTGGAGGACATCTGGTCATGTATTGGAGAATTCTCCTGCCCTTGTCGGCACCGGCGCTCGCTACATCGGCTGTTCTAGAAATCATGTCCCGTTGGAATGATTTATTTGGTCCACTTATTTATTTAAGTGAAAGCAGTCAATATCCTCTTTCACTAGGATTAGCAAATTTCACAGCCGCATATGGACAAACACCATGGAATCTGTTGATGGCAGCATCTGTGGTAACCGTCTTTCCGTTGCTGTTATTGTTCTTTTTTGCTCAAAAAGTATTTATTCAAGGAATTGTTATTTCTGGATCGAAAGGTTAA
- a CDS encoding histidinol-phosphatase HisJ family protein gives MKFDYHTHHNRCGHATGTVRDYVIAAIEKGLQVIGISDHTPAFALEEDLPWPGGAMAKSEFPAYVDEVLALKKEFAGQIDVMLGIEADFLPDSLDIYRSVIASYPFDYVIGSIHNFGGISIYDGEYWDGLDQAGKLATKNLYYDYVSQSAKSGLYDILGHVDALKRYFPGYSGLWTEALDFTLQTVAASDVVLEINTSDDNCVPDTAFLERALFHGVKVTIGSDAHEPERVGDQFEEVRKNLQAIGYREWATFHKRVRTMVSLDQI, from the coding sequence ATGAAGTTTGATTATCATACACATCATAATCGTTGCGGGCACGCAACAGGAACAGTAAGAGATTATGTAATTGCAGCCATTGAAAAGGGATTACAGGTTATTGGAATCTCAGATCATACTCCTGCATTTGCGCTGGAGGAAGACCTGCCCTGGCCCGGAGGAGCTATGGCGAAGAGTGAATTTCCTGCATACGTGGATGAGGTTCTAGCTTTAAAAAAAGAATTTGCGGGACAGATTGATGTAATGCTGGGGATTGAAGCGGACTTTTTGCCTGATTCCCTGGATATATATCGTAGTGTCATCGCCAGTTATCCCTTTGATTATGTGATTGGTTCGATTCATAATTTCGGCGGAATCAGCATTTACGATGGAGAATACTGGGACGGATTGGATCAGGCGGGGAAACTTGCGACCAAAAATCTGTATTATGACTATGTCTCTCAATCGGCTAAAAGTGGCTTATACGACATACTAGGCCATGTGGATGCTTTAAAGCGGTATTTTCCCGGTTATTCCGGCTTGTGGACAGAAGCGCTGGATTTCACCCTGCAAACCGTTGCAGCAAGTGACGTAGTTCTCGAAATTAATACTTCTGACGATAACTGTGTCCCAGATACGGCTTTTCTAGAAAGAGCTCTGTTTCATGGTGTGAAGGTCACGATTGGATCAGATGCACATGAACCCGAACGGGTGGGAGATCAGTTCGAAGAAGTCCGGAAAAACCTGCAGGCCATTGGCTATCGGGAATGGGCTACATTCCATAAACGGGTTAGAACAATGGTTAGTCTAGACCAAATATAA
- a CDS encoding sensor histidine kinase, with protein MLLILTIILFAAGALLLFRLLMLRRELGRITGQLHTYNERATGKKIDVALFDQKLEALAGQINRQSDLIVEADAQRKRVEQEFRQAVANISHDIRTPLTSIFGYIQLLEDESITPDEKLEYVAIVKNRTKRLQALLNDFFELSLIESLDYPLHTEKLGMTALLSEILVGFYDSFNERNITPDIRLPEENVSVYADESAVRRVVENLLVNTVKHATGYVEIRFERRQETADLTIVNDAKELAGSDVNLLFDRFYTADRTRSSQASGLGLSIAKSLMNKMGGTLTAELEDEQLIMTCRWKLGDAGIILAT; from the coding sequence GTGTTGCTTATTCTGACAATCATATTGTTTGCGGCAGGAGCTCTCCTGCTTTTCCGTTTGTTGATGCTAAGGCGAGAGCTAGGGCGGATAACAGGGCAATTGCATACCTACAATGAGCGAGCAACCGGTAAAAAAATTGATGTGGCTCTATTCGACCAGAAGCTTGAGGCGCTTGCGGGACAAATCAATCGTCAATCTGATTTAATCGTCGAAGCGGATGCCCAGCGAAAACGTGTCGAACAAGAATTCCGTCAGGCTGTTGCGAATATTTCACATGATATCCGTACACCCCTCACCTCCATCTTCGGTTATATTCAACTGTTGGAGGATGAGTCTATTACCCCTGATGAAAAGCTTGAATATGTTGCCATCGTTAAAAATCGGACGAAACGGCTGCAGGCGCTGCTGAATGATTTTTTTGAGCTTTCCTTGATCGAATCGCTAGATTATCCTCTACATACCGAAAAGCTTGGGATGACGGCCCTGCTCTCGGAAATTCTGGTCGGATTTTACGATTCCTTCAACGAACGCAATATTACACCGGATATACGGCTACCTGAGGAAAATGTATCCGTATACGCCGATGAATCCGCTGTGCGGAGAGTTGTCGAGAATTTACTTGTCAATACGGTCAAACACGCGACCGGGTATGTGGAAATCCGTTTCGAACGACGGCAGGAAACAGCTGATTTAACGATAGTAAACGATGCGAAGGAACTAGCCGGAAGCGACGTTAACCTCTTATTTGACCGATTCTATACCGCAGACCGTACCCGATCTTCTCAAGCCTCCGGGCTGGGTCTCTCCATCGCCAAAAGTCTGATGAATAAAATGGGTGGCACGCTGACAGCCGAACTGGAGGATGAGCAGCTGATAATGACCTGCCGTTGGAAACTAGGTGATGCCGGCATTATCTTGGCTACTTAA
- a CDS encoding ABC transporter permease: protein MYNLIRVEFFKLRKNRSFWTFLLALSVLSLAYPLLYYFDHRSNGEPQITGAEFLTTFISSNAYIIKFGVAILAGFFISNEYSTGVMKTIASSGNTRGRLFAAKLIVFAVGAMAISLVFPIVSTVEVTLLSGFGHLPEGSTTLFIPRALGLTLLYTAGYAAIGALFTVILTDSGKTIGFSMIFFLMIDTVLASIGSKISFFSNLYDYSIFKLVSDIGKPSIDSGDWPALLLVPLLTIAVSGVLGILVFHRKEIK from the coding sequence ATGTATAATCTGATCAGAGTTGAGTTTTTCAAGCTCCGTAAGAATAGATCATTTTGGACTTTTCTATTGGCACTTTCCGTCCTCTCACTTGCTTACCCATTGCTATATTATTTTGATCATCGGTCCAATGGGGAACCTCAGATCACCGGTGCTGAATTTCTGACTACCTTTATTTCAAGCAATGCCTACATTATTAAATTCGGCGTAGCCATTCTGGCTGGATTCTTTATCTCTAACGAATATTCCACAGGGGTCATGAAGACGATCGCATCTTCGGGCAACACCAGAGGCCGGCTGTTCGCGGCAAAACTAATCGTATTCGCAGTTGGGGCCATGGCGATTTCGCTCGTCTTTCCTATTGTCAGCACAGTCGAAGTCACGCTGCTTTCGGGCTTCGGTCATCTGCCAGAAGGAAGCACTACACTTTTTATACCGCGAGCCCTCGGGCTAACCTTGTTGTACACAGCTGGTTACGCAGCCATCGGGGCGCTGTTCACCGTAATCCTAACCGACAGCGGCAAAACTATCGGCTTCTCAATGATTTTCTTCCTTATGATTGATACGGTTTTGGCTAGTATAGGTTCAAAGATCTCTTTCTTCAGTAATTTGTATGATTATTCCATCTTCAAACTGGTGAGCGATATCGGTAAGCCCAGTATCGACAGTGGAGATTGGCCAGCGCTTTTACTTGTACCGTTGTTGACAATAGCCGTTTCCGGGGTACTCGGTATTCTCGTATTCCACCGAAAAGAAATCAAATAA
- a CDS encoding ABC transporter ATP-binding protein has protein sequence MYEYVLKTNQLSKKFKGHTALDKVNLSIRKGSIYGFIGQNGAGKSTLIRIVTGLAFPTQGTIELFGASEEQALIQARKRIGSIIESPALFPHMTASENLEANRILRGIPGKDCVPRMLEQVGLQGAGKKKAKNFSLGMKQRLGLAIALLGDPEFLILDEPTNGLDPMGVVEMRELLKRLNRELGITIMISSHILSELHLMASHYGIIHRGQLLEQLTAEELNEKCQQYLFIKVDDPGKATAVIQNELGTADFEVMQDGTIKLYSRIEQPGKVSTALFSAGLEIEKFMPMGEDLESYFTKRIGGNPNV, from the coding sequence ATGTACGAGTATGTATTAAAAACAAATCAACTATCCAAAAAGTTCAAGGGCCATACGGCGCTGGACAAAGTCAATTTGTCAATCCGTAAAGGCTCTATTTATGGTTTTATTGGGCAAAACGGAGCTGGAAAATCAACATTAATCCGGATTGTGACCGGACTTGCTTTTCCGACTCAGGGGACGATCGAGCTGTTCGGAGCCAGTGAAGAGCAGGCCTTGATCCAGGCTCGTAAGCGAATCGGCTCGATTATCGAGAGCCCCGCTTTGTTCCCCCATATGACTGCAAGCGAAAATTTAGAAGCAAACCGGATTCTACGCGGTATTCCCGGCAAAGATTGCGTTCCTAGAATGCTAGAACAAGTTGGACTGCAGGGCGCCGGCAAGAAGAAAGCCAAAAATTTCTCACTTGGAATGAAGCAGCGGTTAGGTCTTGCCATCGCCTTGCTGGGAGATCCAGAATTTCTGATTCTGGACGAGCCGACCAATGGGTTGGATCCGATGGGTGTCGTCGAAATGCGCGAACTGCTCAAGCGACTAAACCGTGAGCTTGGCATTACGATAATGATCTCAAGTCATATTCTAAGTGAGCTGCATTTAATGGCAAGTCATTATGGCATTATTCATCGCGGTCAGTTGCTTGAACAACTCACTGCGGAGGAATTAAACGAGAAATGTCAGCAGTATTTGTTTATCAAAGTGGATGATCCGGGCAAGGCAACAGCCGTCATTCAGAACGAGCTGGGTACGGCCGATTTCGAAGTGATGCAGGATGGAACCATCAAGTTGTATAGCCGCATTGAGCAGCCAGGCAAAGTATCAACAGCGTTATTCTCTGCCGGCCTCGAGATCGAGAAGTTTATGCCTATGGGTGAAGACTTGGAAAGTTATTTTACGAAGCGAATTGGGGGGAATCCAAATGTATAA
- a CDS encoding response regulator transcription factor has product MNNPIHILVAEDDSDINRLLCNIIKKSGYIPQPAYSGTEALLYLEQRQWSMLLLDLMLPGMSGEELLERIAGRDDMSVIIISAKGEPQTKVSALRAGADDFITKPFDVEEVSARIDSHLRLYSRIAQSALPNVLQHQGLVLHRDAMSVTANGAELTLTALEFEILSLLLSAPKKVFTKANLYERVWHEPYFGDDNTVNVHMSNLRSKLTKAAPGSEFIETVWGIGYRLKP; this is encoded by the coding sequence ATGAATAACCCGATACATATTCTTGTTGCTGAGGACGACAGCGACATCAACCGATTGCTGTGCAACATTATTAAGAAAAGCGGCTACATTCCCCAACCCGCTTACTCGGGAACGGAGGCACTTCTCTATCTGGAGCAACGTCAATGGAGCATGCTGCTACTGGATCTGATGCTGCCTGGCATGTCGGGAGAGGAACTACTTGAGAGGATTGCCGGGCGGGACGATATGTCGGTAATTATCATTTCCGCCAAGGGTGAGCCCCAGACCAAGGTGTCTGCCCTACGGGCGGGGGCGGATGATTTCATTACAAAACCCTTCGATGTTGAAGAAGTCTCTGCACGGATCGATTCTCATCTACGTTTGTATTCGCGGATTGCGCAATCGGCTTTGCCTAACGTGCTCCAGCATCAGGGCCTTGTACTTCATCGAGATGCGATGTCGGTTACGGCAAATGGTGCGGAACTGACGCTCACAGCTCTAGAGTTTGAGATTCTCTCGTTACTTTTGTCGGCCCCAAAAAAGGTGTTTACGAAAGCGAATTTGTATGAAAGAGTCTGGCACGAGCCATATTTTGGGGACGACAATACGGTCAATGTCCACATGAGCAATTTGCGCAGCAAGCTAACCAAGGCCGCACCAGGAAGCGAATTTATCGAGACGGTATGGGGCATAGGTTATCGGCTCAAGCCTTAA